From the Chloroflexus aurantiacus J-10-fl genome, one window contains:
- a CDS encoding ABC transporter permease: protein MYATYVIWTRHMRKFVQQTEELFGLALQSVLWVVLFGVGMRGMIGAVGGNDYMSFILPGIIALSALGGAVGGGMVLLDERLRGIVKEYLAAPIPRLSILLGSAASTATKALFQAALMLVVGLLMGARLSVNPIGWLGALALLAVFAIGFSGLALGVAAISRSIAGYHGMIFLFNLPLLFASNALYPLDVLPGWMRVIVLINPATYFIDAVRALAFGTAATLPLWLSGLILIGFAVLSMMFALTLFQRSLRA, encoded by the coding sequence ATGTACGCAACCTACGTTATCTGGACGCGCCACATGCGCAAGTTCGTTCAGCAGACCGAAGAATTGTTTGGACTGGCGCTTCAATCGGTGTTGTGGGTGGTGCTCTTCGGGGTTGGGATGCGCGGCATGATCGGTGCGGTTGGCGGCAACGACTATATGTCGTTTATCCTGCCGGGCATCATTGCGCTGAGCGCACTTGGTGGCGCCGTTGGCGGCGGCATGGTCTTACTCGACGAACGCCTGCGTGGGATTGTCAAAGAGTATCTGGCAGCGCCAATTCCGCGTCTGAGTATTTTGCTGGGAAGTGCCGCCAGTACTGCGACTAAAGCCCTCTTCCAGGCTGCTCTGATGCTGGTGGTTGGTTTGTTGATGGGAGCGCGCTTAAGCGTGAATCCTATCGGTTGGCTGGGCGCACTGGCGTTGCTGGCGGTATTTGCAATTGGTTTCAGTGGCCTGGCTCTCGGTGTTGCGGCTATCTCGCGCAGTATTGCCGGGTATCACGGGATGATTTTTCTCTTTAACTTACCCCTGTTGTTCGCCTCTAACGCACTCTACCCGCTCGATGTATTACCGGGCTGGATGCGGGTGATTGTGCTGATCAATCCGGCTACCTACTTCATTGATGCGGTACGGGCACTGGCATTTGGTACTGCGGCTACCTTACCGCTCTGGCTTAGTGGCCTGATTCTGATCGGCTTTGCTGTCCTAAGCATGATGTTTGCGCTGACACTCTTTCAGCGCTCATTGCGGGCATAG
- a CDS encoding ATP-binding cassette domain-containing protein produces MDTPAIETIDLVKRYGNLTALDHVNLQAPSGKIYALLGPNGAGKTTLLSILTTLLPPTAGTARILGYDVSREAAEVRRRIGVTFQEMVLDPLLTGRETLDFHGRLYRLPAAVRRQRIRDLVELVQLTDAIDRPVKSYSGGMKRRLELARGLMTDPQVLVLDEPTQGLDPQNRVNIWQYVRDLNRQRGMTILLTTHAMDEAEALADLVGIIDHGRLIVEGQPTDLIASLGSDVIRVRGQGDSHHLTSAICGIDGVQRVETDPTEGLILIYTDNGSRRLPVVLSAVSGNGFAIEDVTLARPSLGDVFLHYTGTALRD; encoded by the coding sequence ATGGATACACCGGCAATCGAGACAATTGATCTGGTCAAGCGCTATGGCAACCTCACGGCCCTTGATCATGTCAATCTACAGGCTCCCTCTGGCAAGATATATGCGTTGCTTGGCCCAAACGGCGCCGGCAAAACAACACTCCTCAGCATCCTGACCACATTGTTGCCACCCACGGCAGGCACGGCACGTATCCTCGGCTATGATGTCAGTCGCGAGGCTGCCGAGGTGCGCCGCCGCATCGGCGTAACATTTCAAGAGATGGTACTCGATCCTCTCCTGACCGGTCGTGAGACGCTTGATTTTCATGGTCGCCTCTATCGGTTGCCGGCAGCGGTGCGGCGACAACGGATACGCGATCTGGTGGAGCTGGTTCAGTTGACCGACGCGATTGATCGTCCGGTCAAGAGCTATTCTGGCGGCATGAAGCGTCGCCTTGAGCTGGCCCGTGGTTTGATGACCGATCCGCAGGTGTTGGTGCTCGATGAGCCGACGCAGGGTCTCGATCCGCAAAACCGGGTGAATATCTGGCAGTACGTGCGTGATCTGAACCGGCAGCGAGGTATGACCATCTTGCTCACCACGCATGCGATGGACGAAGCCGAAGCACTGGCCGATCTGGTGGGAATTATCGACCACGGTCGCCTGATTGTTGAAGGTCAACCAACCGACTTGATCGCATCTCTCGGTTCGGACGTGATTCGGGTGCGCGGGCAGGGTGACTCTCACCATCTGACCAGCGCGATATGTGGTATTGACGGTGTGCAGCGGGTTGAAACCGATCCGACAGAAGGATTGATACTCATCTACACCGACAATGGGAGTCGGCGTTTGCCGGTGGTCTTGAGTGCCGTAAGTGGCAACGGCTTTGCGATTGAAGATGTCACCCTGGCGCGACCATCGCTCGGTGATGTCTTTCTGCACTATACCGGCACTGCGTTACGTGATTAG
- a CDS encoding APC family permease: MFAQLKRILVGRPIATEHQHHERLNKATALAVFSSDALSSVSYATEAILTILVLGGSVALGLSLPIAAAIAGLLLIVGFSYRQTIHAYPQGGGGYIVTRDNLGDLPGLVAAGALLIDYVLTVAVSISAGVAAITSLATNWGFPTLRDHAVEIALVCILIVTIANLRGAKESGFIFSIPTYAFISGILSMIVFGIAHDLMFGADPVVHSIDPDIPPTGEVLSLWLILRAFAAGCTALTGIEAISDGVQAFKPPEARNAAITLTLMISLLVTMFLGITWLAYTHQAVPNEFTHETIVSQIARTIFGVGPLYVFIQIATALILVLAANTAFADFPRLASFLSRDRFLPRQFSSRGDRLVFSNGILVLGLCSAVLVVIFQANEIAMLPLYAVGVFTSFTLSQSGMVRRHFRRKQPGWHYSAMINGIGATLTGIVLVILMVTKFVHGAWMVITAIPILVMVFRAINQHYQRVAEQLSLSGAILPPELRRHTAIVLVSGIHRGVLPALQYARSIAPDNVTAVYVDLDPEATAKLRQRWQNWGCDIPLVVLESPYRSLINPILRYIEEVESRYGDDVITVILPEFVPARWWEHLLHNQTGLLIKTALRLRGTVVTSVPYRLAR; the protein is encoded by the coding sequence ATGTTCGCCCAGCTTAAACGCATTCTGGTTGGAAGACCGATTGCAACTGAACACCAACATCACGAACGTCTTAACAAAGCAACTGCACTGGCTGTCTTCTCTTCTGATGCGTTGTCCTCGGTTTCATATGCAACAGAAGCAATCCTCACAATCCTGGTTTTAGGCGGCAGTGTCGCATTAGGACTTTCGTTGCCAATTGCGGCAGCGATTGCCGGATTGCTGTTGATTGTCGGTTTTTCCTACCGGCAAACAATTCATGCCTATCCGCAAGGCGGTGGTGGGTATATTGTCACCCGCGATAATCTGGGCGATCTACCGGGTCTGGTTGCTGCCGGTGCGCTGCTGATCGATTATGTCTTGACAGTGGCTGTGAGTATTTCCGCCGGTGTGGCAGCCATTACCTCGCTCGCAACGAACTGGGGTTTCCCAACACTACGCGATCATGCCGTTGAGATTGCGTTGGTTTGTATTTTGATCGTTACGATTGCCAATCTGCGCGGTGCCAAAGAGAGCGGTTTTATCTTCTCGATCCCAACATATGCGTTCATCAGCGGTATCTTGTCGATGATTGTCTTCGGTATCGCCCATGATTTGATGTTCGGTGCCGACCCTGTTGTCCACTCGATTGATCCCGACATTCCACCGACCGGTGAGGTATTATCGCTCTGGCTCATTCTGCGCGCTTTCGCCGCCGGTTGTACGGCACTCACCGGGATTGAGGCCATCAGTGATGGTGTGCAGGCGTTTAAGCCACCGGAGGCGCGTAACGCTGCTATTACGCTGACCTTGATGATTAGCCTGCTGGTGACGATGTTTCTTGGGATTACCTGGCTGGCCTATACGCATCAGGCTGTACCAAATGAGTTTACCCACGAGACGATTGTCTCGCAAATTGCCCGCACGATCTTTGGGGTGGGGCCGCTCTACGTCTTCATCCAGATAGCAACCGCCCTGATCTTAGTATTAGCCGCTAACACCGCCTTTGCCGATTTTCCGCGCCTCGCGTCATTTCTATCGCGTGATCGCTTCTTGCCGCGTCAGTTCTCTTCGCGCGGTGACCGGCTGGTCTTTTCCAACGGGATTCTGGTGCTGGGGCTGTGCTCTGCGGTGCTGGTTGTGATCTTTCAGGCGAATGAGATCGCGATGTTGCCGCTGTACGCGGTGGGTGTATTCACTTCATTCACCCTCTCGCAATCAGGGATGGTGCGCCGGCATTTTCGCCGCAAGCAACCGGGCTGGCACTACAGTGCGATGATTAACGGTATCGGAGCTACGCTGACGGGCATTGTGCTGGTGATTTTGATGGTCACCAAGTTCGTTCATGGCGCATGGATGGTAATTACGGCGATTCCGATCCTGGTGATGGTCTTCCGCGCCATCAATCAGCACTACCAGCGTGTGGCGGAGCAGTTGTCGCTAAGCGGTGCTATCCTGCCGCCGGAACTGCGTCGGCATACAGCAATTGTGCTGGTGAGTGGGATTCATCGCGGCGTTCTCCCCGCTTTACAATACGCCCGTTCGATTGCGCCCGATAATGTGACAGCGGTGTATGTCGATCTTGACCCGGAAGCGACGGCGAAGCTCCGCCAGCGCTGGCAGAATTGGGGATGTGATATTCCGCTCGTAGTACTTGAGTCGCCGTATCGCTCGTTGATCAATCCGATCTTACGCTACATCGAAGAGGTTGAGTCGCGCTATGGTGATGATGTGATCACGGTTATCTTGCCCGAATTTGTGCCGGCGCGGTGGTGGGAGCATCTCTTGCATAACCAGACCGGTTTGCTGATCAAAACGGCATTGCGCTTACGCGGTACAGTCGTGACCAGCGTACCATACCGCTTAGCGCGTTGA
- a CDS encoding carbohydrate kinase family protein yields MIEFVAIGHVTRDLLPQQTTAPGGTARFAALLAQRLGLRAAIVTASVEPAPPGVAWISLPTTFSSTFENRYTPAGRQQWLHAIAPSIPVTALPAAWRTAPIVLLGPVLHECSPDLAGAFPGALIGATAQGWLRDWNTDLPTPIRPRRWRPTPAELRHLHVLTLSSEDVAGDDELAAYYARLVPIGIVTHGAAGATLFIHGKPHHIPAFPAQESDPTGAGDVFTTAFLIRLWETGDPVGAAHFAAAAAACVVEGVGDMALPDRVQIAQRMARVPDHG; encoded by the coding sequence ATGATCGAATTTGTTGCCATCGGCCACGTTACCCGTGATTTGTTACCGCAGCAGACTACTGCTCCTGGCGGTACAGCTCGCTTTGCTGCTCTGCTGGCCCAGCGCCTTGGCCTGCGTGCAGCCATTGTGACGGCCAGCGTCGAGCCTGCTCCGCCTGGCGTTGCCTGGATCAGCCTGCCCACAACGTTCAGTTCTACCTTCGAGAATCGCTACACACCTGCCGGACGGCAGCAATGGCTACATGCGATTGCGCCGTCTATCCCGGTCACCGCTCTACCGGCGGCATGGCGGACAGCGCCAATCGTGCTGTTGGGGCCGGTACTGCATGAGTGTTCACCAGACCTGGCCGGTGCGTTTCCTGGTGCCCTGATTGGCGCAACTGCACAAGGCTGGTTACGCGATTGGAATACCGATCTGCCAACACCGATCCGGCCTCGACGCTGGCGACCGACTCCTGCGGAACTGAGGCATCTCCACGTTCTGACGCTCAGCAGCGAGGATGTCGCCGGTGATGATGAGCTAGCTGCGTATTACGCCCGGCTGGTACCAATCGGGATCGTGACCCACGGGGCAGCGGGTGCCACCCTCTTCATCCACGGTAAACCGCATCACATCCCGGCGTTTCCTGCCCAAGAGAGTGATCCAACCGGCGCCGGTGATGTCTTCACCACCGCGTTTCTGATTCGCCTGTGGGAAACCGGCGATCCGGTAGGAGCGGCTCACTTTGCTGCTGCGGCGGCGGCATGTGTTGTTGAGGGAGTCGGTGATATGGCATTACCGGATCGGGTACAGATTGCCCAACGGATGGCTCGTGTCCCCGATCACGGCTAG
- a CDS encoding alpha/beta fold hydrolase has product MSTPTEINTTRKFEIREEYRSGPDGLMRVWMSSPVQGLPVLLIHGYGALIEHWRPVMRAIAGEQTLYALDLYYFGYSARPAGRPSRERWAAQAAALIRNTIGRPAVVVGHSMGGVVSAQLARAYPDLVHALVLVNSSGAQLQARPLSTFDRFMLDAIGSPLIGEALAGVFGNRWGVRQGLLSAYHRKECVTPELVELFSGPLRRYGAGSYLKVSREFANLVLDLTPGEIKQPTLLIWGAEDRSIPPAHAEIIRQRMIPHAEIKIIPDSGHCPFDETPAAFLDILLPWLRKVGEQTVVA; this is encoded by the coding sequence ATGTCAACCCCAACCGAAATCAATACCACCCGCAAATTTGAGATTCGGGAGGAGTACCGCAGTGGCCCTGATGGCTTAATGCGGGTCTGGATGTCCTCACCCGTCCAGGGCTTGCCGGTGCTCTTGATCCACGGGTATGGTGCCCTCATCGAACACTGGCGTCCGGTGATGAGAGCAATTGCCGGTGAACAGACGTTATACGCTCTCGATCTCTACTATTTCGGTTACTCGGCGCGGCCTGCCGGTCGGCCCAGTCGCGAACGGTGGGCAGCCCAGGCCGCAGCATTGATCCGCAATACGATTGGTCGTCCGGCGGTGGTGGTTGGTCATTCGATGGGAGGTGTGGTCAGCGCGCAACTGGCGCGTGCCTACCCTGATCTGGTACATGCCCTGGTTCTGGTCAACAGCTCAGGAGCACAGTTACAGGCACGGCCACTCAGCACCTTTGATCGTTTCATGCTCGATGCCATAGGTTCACCGCTGATTGGCGAGGCACTGGCCGGCGTATTCGGCAATCGCTGGGGGGTACGGCAGGGGTTGTTGTCGGCGTACCATCGCAAAGAATGTGTCACCCCGGAGCTGGTTGAGCTATTTAGTGGCCCGCTTCGCCGTTATGGTGCAGGTTCATACCTGAAAGTCAGCCGTGAATTTGCCAATCTAGTCCTCGACCTTACGCCCGGCGAAATTAAACAACCCACGCTCCTCATCTGGGGAGCCGAAGATCGCTCGATTCCACCCGCCCATGCCGAAATTATCAGGCAACGGATGATCCCACACGCCGAGATCAAAATCATCCCCGACAGCGGTCATTGTCCGTTCGATGAGACACCGGCTGCATTTCTCGATATTCTCTTGCCGTGGTTGCGTAAAGTTGGTGAGCAGACTGTGGTGGCTTAG
- a CDS encoding DUF4097 family beta strand repeat-containing protein produces MKTVEPPVSPQRPPEYPLRRRLLGIMLIIGGLGWLLFELVSRGSIAGFDLQLARENSAQTLPVQRFAVSRVEVTGVNDQVTLSATDGEEVILRGERRGFGWAANAAAAAAAQITIEVEQRGDTLFVHVRRQPQIMWYFGRDPYASLELSLPRDVTFNVELVSGDVTLRQIEASGTITTVSGDVVADRTSGQLTVNTTGGDIELRDHRGGLKVVTIGGDTDVNGQFTDLDIQAIDGDVTLQGSFNTAVIGTVSGRVAVEATEASRLTISTTSGDVRFTGQPAAERQEIETIAGNVELVLREPLDTQMTFTTVSGRINIPSELSALSANSRSFTATFGQGRTVLKTNTTSGDITLRLYK; encoded by the coding sequence ATGAAAACCGTTGAACCGCCTGTCTCCCCACAACGTCCACCTGAATATCCTCTCCGACGCCGTCTGTTGGGGATTATGCTAATCATAGGTGGACTGGGCTGGTTACTGTTTGAACTGGTCAGTCGCGGCTCAATTGCCGGCTTTGACCTGCAACTGGCCCGTGAAAATAGTGCTCAAACGCTACCAGTCCAGCGTTTCGCCGTCAGCCGCGTCGAAGTGACTGGTGTCAATGATCAGGTGACATTATCGGCAACCGATGGGGAAGAGGTCATCTTACGTGGCGAGCGGCGTGGTTTTGGATGGGCAGCCAACGCTGCGGCTGCGGCTGCGGCCCAGATTACGATAGAGGTCGAACAGCGGGGTGACACACTCTTCGTCCATGTGCGCCGTCAGCCGCAGATAATGTGGTATTTTGGCCGCGATCCGTATGCAAGCCTCGAACTGTCCCTGCCACGCGATGTAACGTTCAACGTTGAATTAGTTTCAGGTGATGTAACGCTGCGCCAGATTGAGGCGAGCGGAACGATCACTACCGTCAGCGGTGATGTGGTTGCCGACCGTACTAGCGGTCAACTGACCGTGAACACAACCGGCGGCGATATTGAACTGCGCGATCATCGTGGCGGACTAAAAGTTGTGACCATTGGTGGCGATACGGATGTGAATGGTCAATTCACCGATCTCGATATTCAGGCTATTGATGGTGATGTTACCTTACAAGGTTCATTTAATACTGCTGTGATCGGTACCGTCTCCGGCAGAGTGGCTGTCGAGGCTACCGAGGCATCCCGGCTTACCATCAGTACGACGAGCGGTGATGTACGCTTTACCGGCCAACCGGCTGCCGAACGCCAGGAGATAGAGACGATTGCCGGGAATGTTGAACTCGTTCTGCGAGAGCCACTTGATACACAGATGACGTTCACAACCGTGAGTGGAAGGATAAACATCCCGTCGGAACTGTCTGCGCTGTCGGCTAACTCGCGCTCATTTACGGCCACGTTCGGCCAGGGCCGCACCGTTCTGAAGACCAACACAACTTCTGGTGACATTACCCTCCGCCTGTACAAATAA
- a CDS encoding protein-tyrosine phosphatase family protein, which produces MTERFIAGEYPFPTAADIQRLAWYQAAGITCFIDLTTPGEAWSYAPALPSPMHHQRFSIPDFGLPATPAQMQAILAAIDEQLNRGATVYLHCLGGVGRTGMTVGCWLVRHGFSGDEALATVARRWQTVAKAAMHPQSPETPDQRAYVLNWPTLQLSLSVRRRME; this is translated from the coding sequence GTGACAGAGAGATTTATCGCCGGGGAATATCCTTTTCCGACCGCCGCTGACATCCAGCGACTTGCGTGGTATCAGGCCGCAGGAATCACCTGTTTCATTGATCTTACCACACCGGGCGAAGCCTGGTCTTACGCGCCCGCATTACCATCACCCATGCACCATCAGCGTTTCAGTATTCCCGATTTCGGTCTGCCTGCTACCCCGGCCCAGATGCAAGCCATCCTCGCTGCCATAGACGAACAGCTCAACCGGGGCGCGACCGTCTACCTTCACTGTCTCGGTGGAGTTGGCCGTACCGGCATGACCGTTGGCTGCTGGCTGGTGCGCCACGGATTTAGTGGCGACGAAGCCCTGGCAACAGTGGCCCGCCGCTGGCAAACGGTGGCAAAGGCTGCTATGCACCCACAAAGCCCTGAAACACCAGATCAGCGTGCGTATGTTCTGAATTGGCCGACATTGCAACTCTCGTTGTCGGTACGGCGTCGGATGGAGTAG
- a CDS encoding NYN domain-containing protein encodes MPILIDGHNLIGQMPDIELSDPDDEAKLVAKLRRYVAKKRGRKIVVVFDGGVYGHPQNLNGFGVETRFVKPPQNADHELIRQIRAIRRCDEWLVVSSDRAVVGEAQARGIRVMSAQEFARRLQMLDQPRINARDKRGDRPLSKAEVEEWLRFFGVDEDEDTLYY; translated from the coding sequence ATGCCTATTTTAATCGATGGCCACAATCTGATCGGTCAAATGCCCGACATTGAACTCAGCGATCCCGATGACGAAGCAAAGCTGGTCGCTAAACTACGTCGCTACGTCGCCAAAAAGCGTGGCCGGAAAATTGTGGTTGTGTTTGATGGTGGTGTCTATGGTCATCCCCAAAATCTCAACGGGTTCGGAGTTGAGACACGCTTTGTTAAACCACCACAGAATGCCGACCACGAGTTGATCAGGCAAATTCGGGCGATTCGCCGCTGCGATGAGTGGCTGGTCGTCTCCTCGGATCGGGCAGTGGTCGGTGAAGCGCAAGCCCGTGGCATTCGGGTGATGTCGGCCCAAGAGTTTGCCCGCCGTTTGCAGATGCTCGATCAGCCGCGCATCAATGCGCGTGATAAACGGGGCGACCGCCCTTTGAGTAAGGCCGAAGTCGAAGAATGGCTACGTTTTTTTGGGGTTGATGAGGACGAAGATACCTTATACTACTAA
- a CDS encoding class I SAM-dependent methyltransferase, whose protein sequence is MPDPVTEQNRRSWNAVVPAHVSHRADEAAFLRQGGSTLFPEEVALLGDVRGCRLLHLLCNTGADSLSLAARGAIVTGVDLSDAAIAHARALSVASGIPATFVQADVYEYLAAAAAANTRFERIYAGYGVICWLRDLTAFANGIAHLLAPGGRFVLMEFHPASNMFNADWQLAYDYPQGGQTLTLPGVGDYVGAADGGLSPSGFLPGVRDFVNPEPCTLYRWGVGEVVTALVQAGLRLHVLREYCYVNGERPFTRMVATPERRMYPPADVPAIPLMYGLAVEKDTSDG, encoded by the coding sequence ATGCCAGACCCGGTTACAGAACAAAACCGTCGCTCGTGGAATGCGGTTGTGCCTGCCCACGTCAGCCATCGCGCCGATGAAGCGGCGTTTCTCCGCCAGGGCGGCTCAACGCTGTTCCCCGAAGAAGTGGCCCTGCTCGGTGATGTGCGCGGTTGTCGGCTTCTGCATCTCCTCTGCAATACGGGTGCGGATAGCCTGTCGCTGGCTGCGCGTGGTGCTATCGTGACGGGGGTTGATTTGAGCGATGCCGCTATAGCTCACGCACGGGCGTTGAGTGTTGCCAGCGGTATTCCGGCTACGTTCGTGCAGGCCGATGTGTACGAGTATCTGGCTGCCGCTGCCGCAGCCAATACCCGCTTTGAACGTATCTATGCCGGCTATGGTGTTATCTGCTGGTTGCGCGACCTCACGGCCTTTGCCAATGGTATCGCACATCTGCTGGCACCCGGTGGCCGGTTTGTGTTGATGGAGTTTCATCCGGCCTCGAATATGTTCAACGCCGACTGGCAACTGGCTTACGATTATCCACAGGGTGGTCAAACGCTGACCCTGCCCGGTGTCGGCGATTATGTTGGTGCTGCCGACGGTGGGCTATCACCGTCCGGGTTTTTGCCCGGAGTACGCGATTTTGTCAACCCAGAGCCGTGTACCCTCTATCGGTGGGGGGTTGGTGAGGTGGTGACTGCCCTGGTGCAGGCCGGCTTGCGCCTGCACGTATTGCGAGAGTATTGTTACGTTAATGGCGAGCGACCGTTCACGCGCATGGTGGCAACTCCGGAGCGCCGGATGTATCCCCCGGCAGATGTGCCTGCAATCCCGCTGATGTACGGTCTGGCTGTAGAAAAGGATACGAGCGATGGATGA
- the folB gene encoding dihydroneopterin aldolase, with protein sequence MDEWGIGHDRIILSGMQFIGYHGTRPEENRLGQRFVVDVAVQLDLQAAGVSDDLSQTVDYSQIHDRVREIVCGPPLKLTEAVAERIAAAVLHDHPTIVAVAVRVTKPGVRLGETILAGSMVEIVRRR encoded by the coding sequence ATGGATGAGTGGGGGATTGGGCACGACCGGATCATTCTGAGCGGGATGCAGTTTATCGGTTACCATGGCACTCGCCCCGAAGAGAATCGACTCGGCCAGCGCTTTGTGGTTGATGTAGCCGTCCAGCTTGATTTGCAGGCAGCCGGTGTAAGCGATGATTTGAGTCAGACGGTTGACTACAGTCAGATTCACGACCGGGTGCGCGAGATTGTCTGTGGGCCACCGCTCAAACTAACCGAGGCCGTCGCCGAGCGGATTGCCGCTGCCGTCTTGCACGATCATCCGACGATAGTCGCAGTAGCGGTGCGGGTGACGAAACCGGGAGTGCGGTTGGGCGAGACAATCCTCGCCGGTTCGATGGTAGAAATTGTGCGGCGAAGATGA
- a CDS encoding RibD family protein, protein MMRPRVTLCFAQTLDGRVAAVDGSSQWISGPESLRFCHHLRANSDAIMVGVGTVLRDDPRLTTRLVAGPDPLRVIVDTHLRTPTTAAVIRDGAGTGTLLACTAAAPLERRIALQECGATVLTMPEAAGGGVDLAALLTALGERGVASVMVEGGARLITSLLRANLVDALAVTIAPIILGSGPSAIGDLGILTLNQALRLTNVTWTTYGADVVIEGDLAHHQ, encoded by the coding sequence ATGATGCGTCCTCGGGTTACGCTATGTTTTGCCCAAACCCTCGATGGTCGGGTGGCAGCCGTTGACGGCAGCTCGCAGTGGATCAGCGGCCCCGAATCGCTCCGCTTTTGTCATCACCTGCGGGCAAACAGTGATGCGATTATGGTTGGGGTTGGTACGGTGTTACGCGATGATCCACGCCTCACCACGCGGCTGGTAGCAGGGCCTGATCCCTTGCGGGTGATTGTAGACACCCATCTCCGCACACCAACGACCGCTGCCGTCATTCGTGATGGTGCCGGCACGGGTACCCTGCTGGCCTGCACTGCTGCGGCGCCGCTTGAACGACGTATCGCCTTACAGGAATGCGGCGCGACGGTGCTGACTATGCCGGAAGCGGCTGGCGGTGGTGTCGATCTGGCAGCACTCCTCACAGCGCTCGGCGAACGGGGTGTGGCGAGTGTGATGGTTGAAGGTGGTGCGCGCCTGATCACGAGTCTGCTGCGCGCAAACCTGGTTGATGCGCTGGCAGTCACGATTGCGCCGATCATCCTCGGTAGTGGGCCGTCAGCTATCGGCGATCTGGGCATCCTCACGCTAAATCAGGCTCTGCGACTGACGAACGTCACCTGGACGACGTATGGCGCTGATGTGGTGATCGAAGGCGATCTGGCACACCATCAGTAG
- a CDS encoding zinc-binding dehydrogenase yields the protein MKPLPAQAIWFTAPHTVSIREEIAPPPAYGDVRIAAIASLISHGTERLVYRGEVDPTLALDLPTLQGSFAFPIKYGYAIAGRVIDIGPGVEQFQIGDPVAALHPHQTIFTLPAHLVKRLPDTLDPALGGFYANVETALTICHDAAPRLGETVVVLGQGVVGLLVTQLLQRTGAQVIAVEPDAHRRALATQFGATTLAQADPATIAELTDGRGADIVVEVSGSPAALQQAIELTATEGLVVVASWYGQKPAPLILGGHFHRGRVRLRSSQVGRLAPETLPRWDYARRSATVMNLLPRLCLNELISHRIPFVQAAAAYDLLDQAPPGLVQVMLTYADYAPQT from the coding sequence ATGAAACCCTTACCCGCGCAAGCCATCTGGTTTACCGCCCCCCACACGGTGAGCATCCGTGAGGAGATTGCTCCACCACCGGCTTACGGTGACGTGCGGATCGCAGCTATTGCATCGTTGATCAGTCACGGCACCGAACGCCTGGTCTATCGCGGTGAGGTCGATCCAACCCTGGCCCTCGATCTCCCAACGCTGCAAGGAAGTTTTGCCTTTCCCATCAAATACGGTTACGCCATCGCCGGCAGAGTCATCGACATTGGCCCAGGGGTTGAGCAGTTTCAGATTGGTGATCCGGTCGCGGCCCTCCATCCGCACCAGACTATCTTCACCCTACCGGCGCATCTGGTCAAACGGCTACCGGACACCCTTGATCCGGCATTGGGTGGGTTCTACGCCAATGTCGAAACAGCGCTGACGATTTGCCACGATGCAGCACCAAGGCTGGGAGAAACTGTCGTTGTGCTGGGACAGGGTGTGGTTGGCTTGCTGGTCACACAGCTCTTGCAACGAACCGGTGCGCAGGTGATTGCGGTCGAACCCGATGCGCATCGTCGGGCGCTGGCCACCCAATTCGGTGCCACGACCCTTGCCCAGGCTGATCCGGCAACCATTGCCGAACTTACCGATGGACGGGGGGCCGATATAGTGGTTGAGGTGAGCGGGTCACCGGCTGCGTTACAACAGGCGATTGAACTAACAGCGACAGAGGGGCTGGTGGTGGTTGCATCGTGGTACGGGCAAAAACCGGCACCACTGATCCTGGGAGGGCATTTTCACCGTGGTCGGGTACGCCTGCGCTCATCGCAGGTTGGTCGGCTGGCTCCAGAAACGCTGCCACGCTGGGATTACGCACGGCGGAGCGCCACCGTGATGAACCTCTTACCGCGCCTATGCCTGAACGAGTTGATCAGCCACCGCATTCCTTTCGTGCAAGCCGCAGCAGCGTATGATCTGCTTGATCAGGCACCGCCAGGGCTGGTACAGGTGATGTTGACGTATGCTGATTACGCACCACAAACGTGA